The DNA sequence AACAAATATGGAAAAATAATATCCCTTTTGCCTACAAAAACTAGATAAGACCAGAAATCCTACAAGACAAGAAAGTAAAACCCAAAACACAGCAAAACacccttaaataataataaaaaaaatagcacaGTCCAAGCAGGAGTGGCCAACACCATTGAAAAGATTATGAGAGACTCTTTCGTGTGGAACTATGGATACAAACCAGGATGATTTGCTGAACAAGGAAGGAGGCTTGAGTCTCGGCAATATTGTGTCTAAGAAGTAAGAAAATTACACTGGTAGCTAAATGGCTTTGTCGCTTTCCTTTAGAACCTCACTCTCTATGGCATCAACTTATCAAGAATAAGTATGGTTTGGACAAGACCGGTTAGGATGCTAATGCTGCTGCCCATACTACTCATTCTAGCCCTTGGAAGTTCATCTCTCAAGGTTATACTATTTCTAAACCACATCTTTCTTTGAATGTAGGTGATAGTTCTTGTTTTAACTTAAGGGAAGACAACTGAATAGAAGATACCTCTCTTAAGAGTTTCTGCATCTCTATTGACTATCTTCCTTGAATCACTCCCCTATCCAGGCCTTCTACCCTAGACGGGGTTCTTTCTTCACATGGGACTTCCAATTCTTCCATAACCTAAATGATAAGGAATCCTCTGAACTTATGATACTCTTAAGTCTCCTTgatcatttttctttatattCCAACCCCGACAAAAGGTCATGGTCTCTTTATTCCTTTGGTAGTTTTAGTTGTAAATCATTCATCTCTAATGCATTCCCAAAATACAATCTCTTCCCATATTGACAAAACCTATTTGGAAGTCCAAAGCTCCCTCAAATATTCAATATGGATAGATATGCTTAACAGAATTAACACCAATGacatgtttagggtttaggttcaaAGGCCACATAGGTTGTCTCCCCAAATGTGTGTTATTTTTCGGAAAACTCAGAATCAAGTTCACATCTGCTTTTGCATTTTCGCATGTGATCTTGTGTAACAATTTGTTTGCCATCTTTGATGAATATTGGGTGGTCCCTGCAACCTTAGATGAATTCCTCTTAACTAGGTTTTTATTGGTTTCAGAAGTAGAAAAAGAGGCAAAATCATTGTGGCACTGTGCAATATACGCTACTATTTGGAGTATTTGGTTGGAGCACAATGCACACACCTACAATGACAAATTTTCTAACAAGCAAGTTTTTTGGCATAGATGTTTGGCATCTATTTGGTGTAACTCTTTAAGGAGGACTTTCCGTCCTAGACATATTGAGAGATTGAAACTTATTCTTTATAGATAACTCTTTCGTTGTTTTGATCAGGTATAGAGGACCTCTTATCCTCTAAATTGTATTCTTCTTCTCTCCACCttaatgaaattcttcttttaccacaaaataaataaataaataatagcacGGTCCAGTATTATCACCCATATaatctataaaaataaataataacataattcaaTATTAAAACCAGAATAACTGCAGCATATGCATAAGGAGAAAGAGAGAAACACTTACTGATACCATCAACCTCTTCCATTTTGGTGAAGTATTTGTTTCCAGTTTTATCCACTCCAACCATATTTCGATTGCTCAGTAACCCAGAAATCTTCCCCAGAACCCTCcgcattttatttagttttgccGTTTCCTTTTCAAAGAATAACAGTTGAAACATGTTACAGGGTTGGATTGGAGATTGCAAACTTCAAAAACAATTTACAAGATGATACTCCATCACTCCCTTCATTCCACAATATTAAGCTTTTAAGTTTGTACACTATGATAAACAAAATAAAACGATTGAATGTTCTAAATATCCAAAAAGAAAAGGTGTACGTGACTAAAATACTAAGTGGAAAGATGAATTCACATATCATATTAAATTCCAGAAAAAGAATCAATCTAACTGCAGAACTACAAATGAACAGTTCAAAAAACACTAACCACAGAGGGCGGAGATGTGGAATCGGGGGTTGAGATCAATGATGAGATGAGCAGGCAACCACTGTTGTGTGGCGGTGGTTATGGGTTGTGGATGTGGAATGGCTGCCGCTGTTGGCTGGTGTTGTCGCCACTATAGTGTTGAAATCGCCACCGTCGTTGGGATGTCGCCGGCGGGTACAGTTAGAGGAGATTGGGGGGTGGGTGCTATGGTGGATTAGAATTTCGGCAATCGGTGAGGAAAGCTAAAATGTAATGAATCAATTAAAAGCTTAAGAGAAATATGGAGACAGATGCTTTTTatcaacaaaaattaatattttattttatattattaaaatttaaaatataaaattcaatttttggtatttaaaattgtttaaatattaaccaaaaattataaattttattaatcatgtagATATTGCCGtttatgattattttaaattttaatttttgaataatattaaattagaattcgtgtattattaaaaatgataattttgggataaaaaacacaaataaaccaTGGGAGAAACGTTGTTACATGAATAAGCCAAATTGAAGAGTGATTCACGAATGAGTCAAAGCATACTTATATGTAATTCGAATCTATTTGGTTCGAACTACATTTGCAGATAAATCGAACCTATTTGGTTTGAACTacacacacataattcgaacctaattAGTTCGAATTACATACGAATAGCTGCCATCACATAATTTGAACCTAATTGATTCGAATTCCACAAATTGTAAATCGAACCAagatggttcgaattactaaggaACAGACCTGAATATGTTACGTGCATGGGATCGTAATTGATGAATATGTTTCGTTTAAGGAGTTTTAAACGAAATGTCTGTTGAACACACATGGGAATAAATTAGtctacaaattaaattaattaagacaTGATGCGGAAATTAAATAACATCAAAACGCAAAATACAGATGTTTTCATAGTAACACACACATACATTTAAAGGTGGATACGAAGTAACACTGATAACAAAATACATAGACAAAGATAGGTAATATACAACTCGACACAGAAATCATCTAAACAGGTGCGACCCCGTGAAGCAACGACGTGGAACTCGTGTTCTCTGACCTCTCCGGATAAGCGGCTCCTCATCCTTGATCTCGTCGTCCTCGTCCTCGTCCTGCGGGGCTGGCTGTGCAGGCATCCTAGGCTGGACATGTACCGGTCGGGATGAGGACGGCCCGACAACTGAATGTGACCCAGCAGTATGTGCCGAAGTTGGGGTACCACCCAAAGCGAAATACTCAGGAGGAGGCACGGAGGGAGGCTCATTCAGATCGACATGTAACGGTGCCTGTGTCCCCGTCGTCTGACTCTGCCCACGGGCAGCCTCATCATCATGCATGATGGCACTGATCTCATCTAAGAAGGGGGATCCACCAAAATCCCCATCATACCCAACACCGGCAAGGAAGTCTGAAAACGTGCTGCCCGGACTCACCCATGGCGTACTCTCCTGAAATGTGTGGTCGTCAGGGGGAACTCCAACGAAGTAATCTCCGAGTGGCCCCTCCCCAAGTCCAGCCTCACCATGGGCAGTGGGATCTCCGGTGGCGTACCCCTCTCCACCATGGCCGCCATGATGGGGACTAACAACCTGACTGCACCCCTTCCCCCACCGTCCACGTCACGAAGATCACCATCGTCGTGGCCCGCAACGGGTGCCCTCCGTCTGCCTCCACGCCCTCGTCTTTGACCACCACCCCAACCTGTCTCATCAGCCTCCCCCATAGCCTACTCTAGCCACCTCCACTCACACTGGCGCCGTCGTGTCCCGACACGAGCTCTCCTCTCAACCCGACGCCTATCAGGGACGTCATCGACTCGATCCATGTCAGGAACTCGCCCAAGACCCCTCTATGATGCCTCGACAGGAATAGGAACGCCCCTCGGATCCCCCAGATAAAACTCGAGTGACAAGAACCTCTTTCCATGCTGACTCCACCAGTCTAGGTAGGTGTGCGAAGGTCCAGGGTCAGCAACAACATCAAACCGGAAGACGTGGTCCGCACGGGTCTCCCAAAGAATATGCCAATGCTGTAAAGCAGACGGGAACCAACGATCATCACCTCTCCCGTCCTTCGACATCAGAAAGTCGGTGTTAAGGGTGGGACGCGAGAGGGGCTGCACACTACCGAACTGCGGTAGAACCCTATCTACCTGATGCCACTCTACAACGGCAAAGTATATCAGTGATGTGACAGACCGCCACACCGCCATGTGTCGAGGCTCCAACGCCTCTGGATGCACAACTTGAAGTACCTCAGGGGAGCTATACGGCATCCAGATAAACTGCACACAAAAAATAGCTATGTTGTCACGCCAACTCCCTTTACAGAAACATCTGATGTCTAGTTATTCAAATAAAAGTAATCGGAACAACACTCACATACCTGGGCTGTAACATGTCTATCTTTAGTCTCGTGCTCTGCACTCTAGGACCTTTCTCACTATAGGAAGGGATGTAACTTGACCACCTGCAGCGCACGTGGGCGTTATTTTTAATCAGAAGTATGACAGATTTGTAATACAGTACAAGCGTACATGAACATTAGCTATTTTAACTTGAAATAGAAAAGCCTGAGTAGCATACCTCGATGCCAAAGGCCAGCTGCACGTATCATACCCAGCAGGCCTAAACCTGGGAAAGCGCCAAAAGATCCAGGACTGAAGTAGCTGAAGTGGGCCCGCTAACTTCACCACATGTCTGTTTGCCACTCGgtacatgcaccggtacaaccatgccaATGCTGCAGACCCCCAACTGTAGGAACCCATCTCTTCAAGCCTAGCTACGTAGGGAAGCCATTTGATGTGAATGCGGTTGCTggacttgtcggcaaacagctgagtgcccaacaacatcatgatataggcacgaGCAAAGCGCCGCACAGTCTCCTCATTGGCTCCCTCGGGGCACTCTCCGAATGTCTCCTGGAACCAGGTGCAGTTTACTGCGAACTTCTGAACCTGGCTCGGAGGAGAAATCACTCCAAGCAACTCTTCGAACCACACCCACGCTGGACGTCCACCCTCGATATACATATGGAAATCTGTAAGGCAACCGCTGACATAACGCCCGTCCACTGCCAACCCCAactggtacgccacgtcctgaagcatgatcgtgcactctccgaaggGAATTTGAAAGGTGTGCGTCTCAGGACGCCATCGCTCGACGAAGGTGCTGACAAGGGGCTCATCTAACCGAAACCATCTATCGTTCAACCTAGCCAGATGGTATAACCCGGCCATCTGCAAGTAGGGAACATAACGCTCATCGAGTGGCATGCCTTGTTGCCGCTgcatgctcctgatgcatcgctGTGGCTGCGCATTAAATGGACCGCATTATTAGAACCACATACAATactggtaacaaaaaaaaaactaacacaataaaccacttacataaaccacttacataaaccataaacacaacttcatataaaaccactaacataaaccacttacATAAATCATCAACACAACCGCATATAAAATCACTTACAAAAAACCACTTATCCTAAACTGCCAACTAAACCGCAtgcaaaattactaaaataaatcaTTTGCAATACCACTACAATAAACCACTAACAATAccacctaacataaaccacttaCATAAACCATTAACACAACCGCATATAAAACCACTTACAAAAAACCACTTACCATAAATCACCAACTAAATCGCACGCAAAACCTCTAATATAAACCATTTGCAATACCACCacgataaaccactaacataaactgccactaaaaccacatgcaaaaccactaactcAAATAAACCGTGTGCACAAAGTTTTCTATGTACTAACatcgtcgttgatgaccccggctatatgagcaacCCCATCCAACCGGTACAGTCTTGCAGGATCGTCCCCCATCAGTTGAGTCTTCGGTTATACTATTTCTCGGAtcgaatctgggtcgttttctctggaaTTTGGTGGGGTATGGAAAATGAGAAGTGGTTCGAATTTGCTtcattcgaactccttatatagcccaATTGTAcgtaattcaaatcaattaggttCGAATTTGTGGTGGCACTTAATcatgagtaattcgaaccaattatGTTCGAATTATGTGATGGCACCTAttcgtgtgtaattcgaaccaattaggttcgaattatgtgtgtgtAGTTCGAACCAAATATGTTCGATTTATATGCAAATATagttcgaaccaaataggttTGAATTACATATAAGTATGCTTTGGCTCATTCGTGAATCAATATTCAATTTGGCTTATTCATGTAACAATTTTTCTCCCAtggtttatttgtgttttttaccCATAATTTTGTTTCAGTATTTTTAAATagattaaagattaatttatagCGAATTTaagttctatttaaaaatttattcgttaattaatgaattattataaatataaaataaaatttttaaaataataaattaataaaaactcaaatgtatatatatttatataaaattaataataaaaaattattaaataatttagatttaattattctgttgatccttatagtttcgcaaaatttttaattaggtccctatacttttttttttaattttaattaagtctttgtactaaaacttttttttaattggatccctacacttttttttcttttatttggatttctgtaccaatttctttttttagttaagtctctataaaattaagccaattactgctaagagggacctaattaaaaaaaaaaattggtacagaaactaattaaaaaaaatataaagatctaattaaaaattttataaaactataaagatcaacaaaataattaaaacaatttaataaatttaactaaattataaactaataagtaataactcaCCGTTGTAAAATTTACATGAAGAAAATTCTACATGATAAATTTGATTAGAAACATAATATTAATGTTTgtaattttctttggttttaatttttgaacaataataaatactaaaaataaattgtaaCGGGTTGGAAAGTAGCGCCAGCCCTACCACCACCACTATCCCCACTCCCCCCGAAATCCAACCCAAAGCTTCTTCATTCCACCGCTCATGTTTTCCTCATCACTCTCAACTTCCCTTCCTCCAAAACCTTACCTCTCTCACCCACTCTCCCCCTCACTCCACCAACCACCGTTCCCTCACTCTCGCCCTCCGTTTCCTCCTTCCATTCGCTGCGGCATTAGGGAACTCCGAGAAAGAATCGACATCGTTAAGAACACTCACAAGATCACTGAAGCAATGAAGCTCGTCGCGGCTGCCAGGGTCCGACGGGCCCAAGAAGCCGTCCTAAACGGCAGACCCTTCGCCGAAACGCTCGTTGAAGTCTTGCACGACATCAACTGCCGTCTCCGAGACGACGACGTCATCGTCCCCCTAACGGACGTCAGGCCCGTCAACTCCGTCGCCCTCGTTGTCGTCACCGGAGACCGCGGCCTCTGTGGCGGTTTCAATAACGCCGTCTTGAAGAAAGCCGAAGCTCGGATCCAACAGCTACACAAGCTTGGCTTGAATTGCGTTGTGATTAGCGTTGGGAAGAAGGGGAACGCGTTTTTCAGCCGCAAGGGAAGTGTTAGGGTTGATAGGTTCGTTGAATGTGGGAGCTTCCCCACTGTGAAAGAAGCTCAAATCATTGCTGATGATGTGTATTCACTGTTTGTTACAGAGGAGGTTGACAAGGTTGAGATTGTTTACACCAAGTTTGTGTCATTGGTGAAGTTTGATCCTGTGATTCAAACTCTGTTGCCGTTAACGGCTAAAGGCGAGGTTCGCGATGTGAATGGGAACTGCATTGATGCCATTGATGACGAATACTTTAGGTTGACTACAAAGGAAGGGAAGTTGGCAGTGGAGAGGGATGTTGCTGTCAGGGAATTTGCTACGCCGCCGATTATGGAGTTCGAGCAAGATCCGGTTCAGATTCTTGATGCTATGTTGCCTCTGTATTTGAACAGCCAGATCTTGAGGGGTTTGCAGGAATCACTAGCGAGTGAGCTTGCTGCTAGGATGGCTGCAATGTCTAATGCAACCGATAATGCTGTTGAATTGAAGAAGAATCTGTCGGTTGCTTATAATCGTGAACGGCAGGCAAAGATCACAGGGGAGATATTGGAGATTGTGGCCGGAGCTGAGGCACTAATACCAGTTGATTGACAAGTTGCAACTTTTCTTGTCATAAATTTTGCCTTGAAATACCAAAATCTGTTAATTGTTATATAGAACATGGGATTATGAAGTTTGCCAACATTGTTAACTGCAAGTAGAACTAGATTAAGGAATGATAACTATAGTGGCCAATTTTGACCTGTAATACTTTTATGTGTTGTTGTATCAAAGTGAAAATATATTTATGCTTTCCTTGATATTTCATACTTATTCAGATTGCTTATGTTTTGCTAGTTTTCTAACCAAATGTATGAGTTCACTTCAGAAAATTTGGCGAGTCTCAACGTTTTAAACTATACTAAGTTTGGCAGATAATAAAGGTTGGTTTATTACTtatctttcccttccttattttcTTGTATGCCTGTTGCTTGTTTTCTAATTCTGGTTTTACATGTATCCTAGTATATGTCGACGATCTAGATTTGGCAGGAAGTGATTTTGCTGAGATTGTAAAATTACTTGATGACAGGTTTAGAATCAAAGGTCTACGTGAATTTCTTGGTCTAGAAATGGCTAGATGTAATTGCAATGTAACAATGCAAGTATACTTTGGACTTTCTTGATGAGTTTGGGCTGATGAATGCCAAATCGGCCACCACCCCAATGGATTACACCACATAACTCTCCAAGAATTTGAAGGAGAGGTCGTAACTTAGGTTACAGCCTCGGGGCAAGGAACAGCCACCAACATAGGATTTAGTGCCAGGCATAAAGATTGAATCAATAGGACCAAACTCCCAGAGGGTGAAGCCTTTTGGAGTAGGGGGATGAGACTTGGTGTGGGGCAATTGCACCGTTCTCTCCCTCCACACATGACTAATCGAGAACAAACTT is a window from the Arachis hypogaea cultivar Tifrunner chromosome 1, arahy.Tifrunner.gnm2.J5K5, whole genome shotgun sequence genome containing:
- the LOC140175378 gene encoding serine/threonine-protein phosphatase 7 long form homolog — its product is MGDDPARLYRLDGVAHIAGVINDDPQRCIRSMQRQQGMPLDERYVPYLQMAGLYHLARLNDRWFRLDEPLVSTFVERWRPETHTFQIPFGECTIMLQDVAYQLGLAVDGRYVSGCLTDFHMYIEGGRPAWVWFEELLGVISPPSQVQKFAVNCTWFQETFGECPEGANEETLFADKSSNRIHIKWLPYVARLEEMGSYSWGSAALAWLYRCMYRVANRHVVKLAGPLQLLQSWIFWRFPRFRPAGYDTCSWPLASRWSSYIPSYSEKGPRVQSTRLKIDMLQPSSPEVLQVVHPEALEPRHMAVWRSVTSLIYFAVVEWHQVDRVLPQFGSVQPLSRPTLNTDFLMSKDGRGDDRWFPSALQHWHILWETRADHVFRFDVVADPGPSHTYLDWWSQHGKRFLSLEFYLGDPRGVPIPVEAS
- the LOC112789985 gene encoding ATP synthase gamma chain, chloroplastic codes for the protein MFSSSLSTSLPPKPYLSHPLSPSLHQPPFPHSRPPFPPSIRCGIRELRERIDIVKNTHKITEAMKLVAAARVRRAQEAVLNGRPFAETLVEVLHDINCRLRDDDVIVPLTDVRPVNSVALVVVTGDRGLCGGFNNAVLKKAEARIQQLHKLGLNCVVISVGKKGNAFFSRKGSVRVDRFVECGSFPTVKEAQIIADDVYSLFVTEEVDKVEIVYTKFVSLVKFDPVIQTLLPLTAKGEVRDVNGNCIDAIDDEYFRLTTKEGKLAVERDVAVREFATPPIMEFEQDPVQILDAMLPLYLNSQILRGLQESLASELAARMAAMSNATDNAVELKKNLSVAYNRERQAKITGEILEIVAGAEALIPVD